A stretch of the Mycobacterium sp. ITM-2016-00317 genome encodes the following:
- a CDS encoding flavin monoamine oxidase family protein has product MVDVVVVGAGFAGLTAARELTRFGHDVVVVEGRDRVGGRSHTGTVAGVPVDLGATFVGPTQDAVLALADQLGCERTPTYGKGKNLIRWRGSVRSYRSTIPRLSIIELVDVSRIQWRFERVCRRVPVEQPWTSPIARNLDGVSLDGWLRSLHAGASTRDLMTIMSRVTWGAEPDAVSMLHAVRYVKAAGGLSRMLDVEGGAQQERFPAGTQQIAERMAEQLGERVVLGAPVRRIARGADHMLTVTTDRAEYRGAAVIVAVPPEHRTGIEFDPPLPADYGELSRHWPQGHLSKAYAAYETPFWRKAGYSGEALSDEGPVFITFDCSPGDDGPGILLGFTDARTFDPLPDEQRREVALAGFTALFGQAAARPLDYLDHRWGVEAFAPGGPTAAVPPGAWTAHGRWLRAPVDGIFWAGTETADRWTGFLDGAVRSGLRAAADAHQELARRP; this is encoded by the coding sequence ATGGTCGACGTCGTCGTGGTGGGAGCGGGCTTCGCGGGGCTGACCGCGGCGCGGGAACTGACCCGCTTCGGGCACGACGTGGTGGTCGTCGAGGGCCGCGACCGGGTGGGCGGCCGCTCGCACACCGGCACCGTCGCGGGCGTCCCGGTGGACCTCGGCGCGACGTTCGTGGGCCCGACCCAGGACGCCGTGCTGGCGCTGGCCGACCAGCTGGGCTGCGAACGGACCCCGACCTACGGCAAGGGCAAGAACCTGATCCGCTGGCGGGGTTCGGTGCGCTCCTACCGCAGCACGATCCCACGTCTGTCGATCATCGAGTTGGTGGACGTGTCGCGGATCCAGTGGCGCTTCGAGCGGGTCTGCCGGCGGGTACCTGTCGAACAGCCGTGGACCTCACCGATCGCGCGCAACCTCGACGGCGTCTCGCTGGACGGCTGGCTGCGCTCGTTGCACGCCGGTGCCTCCACCCGCGACCTGATGACGATCATGTCCCGGGTGACCTGGGGCGCAGAGCCCGACGCGGTGTCGATGCTGCACGCGGTGCGCTACGTCAAGGCGGCGGGCGGGCTGAGCCGGATGCTGGATGTCGAAGGAGGCGCCCAGCAGGAGCGGTTCCCGGCGGGCACGCAGCAGATCGCCGAACGGATGGCCGAACAGCTCGGCGAACGCGTGGTGCTCGGTGCGCCGGTGCGCCGGATCGCACGGGGCGCCGACCACATGCTGACCGTCACCACCGACCGCGCCGAATACCGGGGCGCGGCGGTCATCGTCGCGGTCCCGCCCGAGCACCGCACCGGCATCGAGTTCGATCCGCCGCTGCCCGCGGACTACGGCGAGCTCAGCAGGCACTGGCCGCAGGGTCATCTGAGCAAGGCCTACGCGGCCTATGAGACCCCGTTCTGGCGCAAGGCCGGCTACTCCGGGGAGGCGCTGTCCGACGAGGGTCCTGTGTTCATCACGTTCGACTGCAGCCCGGGCGACGACGGGCCCGGCATCCTGCTGGGGTTCACCGACGCGCGCACGTTCGACCCGCTCCCCGACGAGCAGCGTCGCGAGGTCGCACTGGCCGGGTTCACCGCGCTGTTCGGGCAAGCCGCGGCACGCCCGCTCGACTACCTCGACCATCGTTGGGGCGTCGAGGCTTTCGCCCCGGGCGGGCCGACGGCGGCGGTGCCGCCGGGGGCGTGGACCGCGCACGGCCGATGGCTGCGCGCCCCGGTCGACGGCATCTTCTGGGCGGGCACGGAGACCGCCGACCGCTGGACCGGGTTCCTCGACGGCGCGGTGCGGTCGGGGCTGCGCGCAGCCGCCGACGCGCATCAGGAGCTGGCGCGCCGGCCCTGA
- a CDS encoding TIGR03617 family F420-dependent LLM class oxidoreductase has product MTALFGPMDAMDRTRALREAGASGVFTFEGPHDVFTPLTLAATVGGLDVMTNVAISFPRNPIHLAHQAVDHQLLSGGRFTLGLGTQIRTQIEKRFGAEFDRPVARMAELVGALRAIFEAWSTGERLNFQGEFYRHTLMTPTFSPRSSFAPVPIFVGALGPKMTRMTAEVADGLLVMPFGSKRFLHEVTMPNVDAGLAAAGRDRADLAVVPEIIVSVADEDPDHTATRRLLAFYGSTPAYRPVLDAHGWGDLQPELRALSKQGRWEDMGRLIDDDVLHTIAACGTPTEIAKHIEDRVAGVSDRICLYQPGPISVDSLARIVDALAD; this is encoded by the coding sequence ATGACCGCGTTGTTCGGGCCGATGGACGCCATGGATCGGACACGCGCGCTGCGCGAGGCCGGCGCCAGCGGGGTGTTCACCTTCGAGGGGCCGCACGACGTGTTCACGCCGCTGACCCTGGCGGCCACCGTCGGCGGGCTGGACGTGATGACCAACGTCGCGATCTCCTTTCCCCGCAACCCGATTCACCTGGCCCATCAGGCCGTCGACCACCAGCTGCTGTCGGGTGGGCGGTTCACCCTAGGCCTGGGCACCCAGATCCGCACCCAGATCGAGAAGCGGTTCGGCGCCGAGTTCGACCGCCCGGTGGCCCGGATGGCCGAACTCGTCGGCGCGCTGCGGGCGATCTTCGAGGCGTGGAGCACGGGGGAGCGGCTGAACTTCCAGGGCGAGTTCTACCGGCACACACTGATGACGCCCACGTTCAGCCCGCGGTCGAGCTTCGCTCCGGTGCCGATCTTCGTCGGCGCGCTGGGCCCGAAGATGACCCGGATGACCGCCGAGGTGGCCGACGGGCTGCTGGTGATGCCGTTCGGGTCGAAACGTTTCCTGCACGAGGTGACGATGCCGAACGTCGATGCCGGGCTGGCCGCGGCGGGCCGCGACCGCGCCGACCTCGCCGTCGTCCCCGAGATCATCGTCTCGGTCGCCGACGAGGACCCCGACCACACCGCGACCCGCCGGCTGCTGGCCTTCTACGGGTCGACTCCGGCCTATCGTCCGGTGCTCGACGCGCACGGCTGGGGCGATCTGCAGCCCGAACTCCGCGCGCTGTCCAAGCAGGGCCGCTGGGAGGACATGGGGCGGCTCATCGACGACGACGTGCTGCACACCATCGCCGCGTGCGGCACCCCGACCGAGATCGCCAAGCACATCGAAGACCGGGTGGCCGGCGTGTCGGACCGCATCTGCCTCTACCAGCCCGGACCCATCTCGGTGGATTCGTTGGCCCGGATCGTCGACGCGCTGGCCGACTGA
- a CDS encoding NAD(P)/FAD-dependent oxidoreductase, with product MDQRYPETEFSDVLIIGAGISGIGAAYRIQERNPQLTYTILERRSRIGGTWDLHRYPGIRSDSDIFTLSFPWEPWARPENVADGEDIRTYLTETAHRHGIDRHIRFDTRVNSADWDSETDTWQVQTEQDGTPRTYRARFLFFATGYYDYDHPYRPDIPGLENFSGTVVHPQQWPEDLDYSGRKVVVIGSGATAISLIPSLTKKAGHVTMLQRSPTYLLSGQRINPVVNLLRKVPPRRLGYRLAWLYNVLFIVAVYAISRKAPRFVRRAVRAVAKHYLPEGYPVDTHFNPTYDPWDQRLCLILSGDFYDAIATGRAEVVTDRIDHVDASGIVLQSGDRIDADVIVTATGIQLQALGGITISVDGEEVRPADRFVYKEHLLEDVPNMAWCVGYINASWTLRADLTARAVAKLLAYMDSHGYTHAYPHLGTTPMTEKPAWNINAGYVHRSAHVLPKSGTRRPWNVRHNYVLDAIDHRLDRIEESMVFGRAPAPDAAPAPTLHSSSEIPSEDLLEHNLGG from the coding sequence GTGGACCAGCGCTATCCGGAGACGGAGTTCTCCGACGTTCTGATCATCGGCGCGGGCATTTCGGGTATCGGTGCCGCATACCGGATCCAGGAGCGGAATCCCCAGCTCACGTACACGATCCTGGAGCGCCGTTCGCGCATCGGCGGCACCTGGGACCTGCACCGCTACCCGGGCATCCGCTCCGACAGCGACATCTTCACGCTGTCGTTCCCGTGGGAGCCGTGGGCCAGGCCGGAGAACGTCGCCGACGGTGAGGACATCCGCACCTACCTCACCGAGACCGCGCACCGGCACGGGATCGACCGGCACATCCGGTTCGACACCCGGGTGAACTCGGCGGACTGGGATTCGGAGACCGACACCTGGCAGGTGCAGACCGAGCAGGACGGGACGCCCCGCACCTACCGGGCCCGGTTCCTGTTCTTCGCCACCGGCTACTACGACTACGACCACCCGTACCGCCCGGACATCCCCGGGTTGGAGAACTTCTCCGGCACGGTGGTTCATCCCCAGCAGTGGCCCGAGGACCTGGACTACAGCGGGCGCAAGGTGGTGGTGATCGGCAGCGGCGCGACCGCGATCAGCCTGATCCCGTCGCTGACGAAGAAGGCCGGCCACGTGACGATGCTGCAGCGCTCGCCGACCTATCTGCTGTCCGGGCAGCGGATCAACCCGGTGGTGAACCTGCTGCGGAAGGTGCCGCCCCGCCGGCTGGGGTACCGGCTGGCATGGCTGTACAACGTGCTGTTCATCGTGGCCGTGTACGCGATCTCGCGCAAAGCGCCCCGGTTCGTCCGTCGGGCGGTCCGCGCGGTCGCCAAACATTATCTGCCCGAGGGCTATCCGGTGGACACCCACTTCAATCCCACCTACGACCCGTGGGATCAGCGGCTGTGCCTGATCCTGTCCGGGGACTTCTACGACGCCATCGCCACCGGCCGCGCCGAGGTGGTCACCGACCGGATCGACCACGTCGACGCGTCGGGCATCGTGCTGCAGTCAGGTGACCGCATCGACGCGGACGTGATCGTCACCGCCACCGGAATCCAGCTGCAGGCGCTGGGCGGCATCACGATCAGCGTCGACGGCGAAGAGGTCCGGCCTGCCGACCGGTTCGTCTACAAGGAACACCTGCTCGAAGACGTGCCGAACATGGCGTGGTGCGTGGGATACATCAACGCGTCCTGGACGCTGCGCGCCGACCTGACCGCACGCGCGGTGGCGAAGCTGTTGGCCTACATGGACTCTCACGGATACACCCACGCCTATCCGCATCTGGGCACGACGCCGATGACCGAGAAGCCTGCGTGGAACATCAATGCCGGCTACGTGCACCGGTCCGCGCACGTGCTACCGAAGTCGGGGACCCGGCGGCCGTGGAACGTGCGGCACAACTATGTGCTCGACGCCATCGACCACCGGCTCGACCGCATCGAGGAGTCGATGGTCTTCGGCCGCGCCCCCGCACCCGATGCCGCCCCCGCGCCGACATTGCATTCCAGTAGCGAGATACCGAGTGAGGACCTACTGGAACACAATCTCGGCGGGTGA
- a CDS encoding TetR/AcrR family transcriptional regulator translates to MKTDPRPGDKTPGAGRPRDPRIDAAILRATADLLVEIGYSNVTMAAVAERAGTTKTALYRRWSSKAELVHEAAFPATPSAMDTPPGDIGADLRAMIEAARDVFTSPVVRSALPGLIADMSADPDLTGRVGARFTDLFGAVRTRLHGAVERGEVRADVDPDRLVHLIGGATLLALLQTPEDLEDRAWVDRTTDILLHGVLA, encoded by the coding sequence ATGAAAACAGACCCGAGGCCGGGTGACAAGACCCCGGGTGCCGGTCGCCCGCGGGATCCGCGCATTGACGCTGCCATATTGCGCGCGACCGCGGATCTTCTTGTCGAAATCGGCTATTCGAACGTCACGATGGCAGCCGTCGCCGAGCGGGCCGGCACCACCAAGACGGCGCTGTACCGGCGGTGGTCGAGCAAGGCCGAACTCGTGCACGAGGCCGCGTTCCCGGCGACGCCGTCAGCGATGGACACCCCGCCCGGTGACATCGGCGCCGACCTGCGCGCGATGATCGAGGCGGCCCGCGACGTGTTCACCAGCCCCGTGGTCCGGTCCGCGCTGCCCGGGCTGATCGCCGACATGTCCGCCGACCCCGACCTCACCGGACGGGTCGGGGCGCGCTTCACCGATCTGTTCGGGGCCGTGCGCACCCGGCTGCACGGCGCGGTCGAGCGCGGCGAGGTCCGCGCCGACGTCGACCCGGACCGGCTGGTGCACCTGATCGGCGGAGCGACGCTGTTGGCGCTGTTGCAGACGCCCGAAGACCTGGAGGACCGGGCATGGGTGGACCGGACGACCGACATCCTGCTGCACGGAGTGCTGGCCTGA
- a CDS encoding enoyl-CoA hydratase → MTSELVLTADHGGVRVITLNRPAARNALSRDLIRASYAALTSADADQAVRAVVLTGADPAFCAGVDLKEASRDGLSYFEEFRSHSCIAAVAQMRTPVVGAINGATFTGGLEMALGCDFLIASERAVFADTHARVGILPGGGMTARLPQLVGAAMARRLSMTGEVVDAARAERIGLVTEVVPHDRLLERAVQLAAQIAEVPGPTMRGLKEIYTTGAAAVTDPALAAEEKIAFAQHRDLDGLGNRFGAVTRRNKEQIRPT, encoded by the coding sequence ATGACCTCTGAACTGGTGTTGACCGCCGACCACGGCGGCGTGCGGGTGATCACGCTGAACCGCCCCGCCGCCAGGAACGCGTTGAGCCGCGACCTGATCCGGGCCTCCTACGCGGCGCTGACGTCCGCCGACGCCGATCAGGCGGTGCGCGCCGTGGTGCTCACCGGCGCCGATCCGGCGTTCTGTGCCGGTGTGGACCTGAAAGAGGCTTCACGCGACGGGCTTTCGTACTTCGAGGAGTTCCGGTCGCACAGTTGCATCGCCGCGGTGGCGCAGATGCGCACCCCGGTGGTCGGTGCGATCAACGGGGCCACGTTCACGGGTGGGCTGGAGATGGCGCTCGGCTGCGATTTCCTGATCGCCTCCGAGCGCGCGGTGTTCGCCGACACCCATGCGCGGGTGGGGATTCTGCCCGGCGGCGGGATGACGGCGCGGCTGCCTCAGCTGGTCGGGGCCGCGATGGCCCGACGGCTGTCGATGACCGGTGAGGTCGTCGACGCCGCACGCGCCGAGCGGATCGGGCTGGTCACCGAGGTGGTGCCGCACGACCGGCTGCTGGAGCGGGCGGTGCAGTTGGCCGCCCAGATCGCCGAGGTGCCGGGTCCGACGATGCGCGGCCTCAAGGAGATCTATACGACCGGCGCCGCGGCGGTGACCGATCCGGCGCTGGCGGCCGAGGAGAAGATCGCGTTCGCCCAGCACCGCGATCTCGACGGGCTGGGCAACCGGTTCGGTGCGGTGACCCGGCGCAACAAGGAGCAGATCCGGCCCACCTGA
- the nuoN gene encoding NADH-quinone oxidoreductase subunit NuoN, whose product MNLPTPSVEYGLVSPMLIVLAAAVLGVLVEALLPRRQRYPAQVTVSVAGLLAALGAVVLIARDLHGGNGVEAVMGAIAVDMPALFLQGTILLVGVLGILLIGERQPASPDIESRGLDAFTPQASAVAGSVAEKLATRAGVVQTEVFPLTMFAVAGMLLFPAANDLLTMFIALEVLSLPLYLLCGLARRRRLLSQESSLKYFLLGAFASAFFLYGAAMLYGYAGTLRFQGIAEAVSSGTGKTSLALIGTGLVLVGVLFKVGAVPFHSWIPDVYQGAPTPITAFMAAATKIAAFGAMLRLFYVALPELRDDWRPVLWAIAIVTMVVGTVTAVTQNDVKRMLGYSAVAHTGFILTGVIAGNAAGVSSTLFYLFAYGFSTVGAFAVVGLVRDADGEEDSALARWAGLGRRYPVVGTVFALFLLAFAGIPLTSGFVSKFAVFKAAGEGGALPLVVVGVVASAIAAYFYVRVIVLMFFTERPADAPEVVVPSALTTAVVTVTAAVTFVLGALPQPLLDLADSADRFF is encoded by the coding sequence ATGAACCTGCCTACCCCGTCCGTCGAGTACGGACTCGTCTCTCCGATGCTGATCGTGCTGGCGGCGGCGGTGCTCGGCGTGCTCGTCGAGGCGCTGCTGCCCCGCAGGCAGCGTTACCCCGCGCAGGTGACGGTGAGCGTCGCCGGCCTGCTGGCGGCATTGGGCGCGGTGGTGCTGATCGCACGTGATCTGCACGGCGGCAACGGTGTCGAAGCGGTGATGGGCGCGATCGCGGTCGACATGCCCGCGCTGTTCCTGCAGGGCACGATCCTGTTGGTCGGCGTGCTCGGAATCCTGCTGATCGGCGAGCGGCAGCCCGCGTCGCCGGACATCGAGTCCCGGGGGCTGGACGCGTTCACACCGCAGGCGTCGGCGGTCGCGGGCAGCGTGGCCGAGAAGCTGGCCACCCGCGCGGGCGTCGTTCAGACCGAGGTTTTCCCGCTGACGATGTTCGCCGTGGCCGGGATGCTGCTGTTCCCGGCCGCCAACGATCTGTTGACGATGTTCATCGCGCTGGAGGTGCTGTCCCTTCCGCTGTACCTGCTGTGTGGACTGGCGCGGCGGCGACGACTGCTGTCGCAGGAGTCGTCGCTGAAGTACTTTCTGCTGGGCGCGTTCGCGTCGGCGTTCTTCCTGTACGGCGCGGCGATGCTGTACGGGTATGCGGGCACCCTGCGGTTCCAGGGGATCGCCGAGGCGGTGTCCTCCGGTACCGGAAAAACCTCACTGGCGTTGATCGGTACCGGGCTGGTGCTGGTGGGTGTGCTGTTCAAAGTCGGTGCGGTGCCGTTCCATTCCTGGATCCCGGACGTCTACCAGGGGGCGCCGACCCCGATCACGGCGTTCATGGCGGCCGCCACCAAGATCGCCGCGTTCGGCGCGATGCTGCGCCTGTTCTACGTCGCGCTGCCCGAGCTGCGCGACGACTGGCGCCCGGTGCTGTGGGCGATCGCGATCGTGACCATGGTCGTCGGCACCGTCACCGCCGTCACCCAGAACGACGTCAAGCGGATGCTGGGCTACTCGGCGGTCGCGCACACCGGCTTCATCCTGACCGGCGTGATCGCCGGGAACGCCGCCGGGGTCTCGTCGACGCTGTTCTATCTGTTCGCGTACGGGTTCTCCACCGTCGGCGCGTTCGCGGTCGTCGGCCTGGTCCGCGACGCCGACGGCGAGGAGGACAGTGCGCTGGCGCGCTGGGCCGGTCTGGGCAGGCGCTACCCGGTGGTGGGCACCGTGTTCGCGCTGTTTCTGCTTGCGTTCGCGGGGATTCCGTTGACGAGCGGTTTCGTCAGCAAGTTCGCGGTGTTCAAGGCCGCGGGTGAAGGCGGCGCGCTGCCCCTGGTGGTCGTCGGCGTGGTCGCCAGTGCCATCGCCGCGTACTTCTATGTGCGGGTGATCGTGCTGATGTTCTTCACCGAACGCCCCGCCGATGCGCCGGAGGTGGTGGTGCCCAGTGCGCTGACGACCGCGGTGGTCACCGTCACCGCAGCCGTCACGTTCGTCCTCGGCGCGTTGCCGCAACCGCTTCTGGACCTCGCCGACTCTGCCGACCGCTTCTTCTGA
- a CDS encoding NADH-quinone oxidoreductase subunit M, whose translation MVTSFPLLTVLWVVPMVGALVVMVLPAAARTLAKWVALAVSLVVLAVAGVVAVGFDPGGEQFQFVENYRWIPSFGTGYILGVDGIALALVVLTAVLLPLLIVAGWNDARDEDSWGGRSVHIYFALTLAVEGMVLISLVALDILLFYVFFEAMLIPMYFLIGGFGGGQRSRAAVKFLLYNLFGGLIMLAAVVGLYVATAGSDAFEAGTFDFRAIVAAVASGEFVVNPVVMHLLFGGFMFAFAVKAPLWPFHRWLPDAAVEATPASAVLMMAIMDKVGTFGMIRYCLPLFPESATYFSGLIITLAVIGILYGAVLAIGQTDVMRLIAYTSISHFGFIILGIFVMTTQGQSGSTLYMVNHGISTAALFLIAGFLVSRRGSRLIAAYGGVQKLAPVLAGTFLVAGLATLSLPGLAPFISEFLVLIGTFTRYPVFAVLAAGALVLSAIYILWMYQRMMTGPVPAALAEGEHRIGDLVPREIAVVAPLIALLLVLGVYPKVALDVINPAVTHTLTTIDQPDPAPRMAEGPLR comes from the coding sequence GTGGTGACCTCGTTCCCGTTGCTGACCGTGCTGTGGGTCGTCCCGATGGTCGGTGCGCTGGTGGTGATGGTGTTGCCCGCGGCGGCGCGCACGCTGGCGAAATGGGTTGCGCTGGCGGTGTCGCTGGTGGTGTTGGCCGTCGCCGGGGTGGTCGCGGTCGGCTTCGACCCCGGCGGAGAGCAGTTCCAGTTCGTCGAGAACTACCGCTGGATACCGTCTTTCGGCACCGGCTACATCCTCGGTGTGGACGGCATCGCGCTGGCCCTGGTGGTGCTGACCGCGGTACTGCTGCCGCTGCTGATCGTCGCAGGCTGGAACGACGCCCGCGACGAGGACAGTTGGGGCGGGCGGTCGGTGCACATCTACTTCGCGCTGACGTTGGCCGTCGAGGGGATGGTGCTGATCTCGCTGGTCGCGTTGGACATCCTGCTGTTCTACGTGTTCTTCGAGGCGATGCTGATCCCGATGTACTTTCTGATCGGCGGGTTCGGCGGTGGGCAGCGCAGCAGGGCCGCGGTGAAGTTCCTGCTGTACAACCTGTTCGGCGGGCTGATCATGCTCGCCGCGGTGGTCGGCCTGTATGTGGCGACGGCCGGAAGCGACGCGTTCGAGGCGGGCACCTTCGACTTCCGTGCGATCGTCGCCGCCGTAGCCAGCGGCGAGTTCGTGGTCAACCCGGTGGTGATGCACCTGCTGTTCGGCGGATTCATGTTCGCGTTCGCGGTGAAGGCGCCGTTGTGGCCGTTCCACCGCTGGCTGCCCGACGCCGCGGTCGAGGCCACCCCGGCCAGCGCCGTGCTGATGATGGCGATCATGGACAAGGTCGGCACCTTCGGCATGATCCGCTACTGTCTGCCGCTGTTCCCGGAATCGGCAACGTATTTCAGCGGTCTGATCATCACACTGGCGGTGATCGGCATCCTCTACGGGGCGGTGCTGGCCATTGGCCAGACCGACGTGATGCGGCTCATCGCCTACACGTCGATCTCCCATTTCGGTTTCATCATCCTGGGCATCTTCGTGATGACCACCCAGGGCCAGTCCGGGTCGACGCTCTACATGGTCAACCACGGCATCTCGACGGCGGCGCTGTTTCTGATCGCCGGATTCCTGGTGTCGCGGCGCGGATCCCGGCTCATCGCCGCCTACGGCGGGGTGCAGAAGCTGGCCCCGGTGCTGGCCGGCACCTTCCTGGTGGCCGGGCTGGCGACGCTGTCGCTGCCCGGGCTGGCGCCGTTCATCAGTGAATTCCTGGTGCTGATCGGGACGTTCACCCGCTACCCGGTGTTCGCGGTGCTGGCCGCGGGCGCGCTGGTGCTCTCGGCGATCTACATCCTGTGGATGTACCAGCGGATGATGACCGGCCCGGTCCCGGCGGCACTGGCCGAGGGTGAGCACAGGATCGGCGACCTGGTGCCGCGCGAGATCGCGGTGGTGGCGCCGCTGATCGCGCTGCTGCTGGTGCTCGGGGTGTATCCGAAGGTCGCGCTCGACGTCATCAACCCGGCGGTCACCCACACCCTGACCACCATCGACCAACCCGACCCGGCGCCCCGGATGGCGGAAGGCCCGCTGCGATGA
- the nuoL gene encoding NADH-quinone oxidoreductase subunit L, whose product MTAPVWLLIALPLAGAVVLLLGGRRSDRWGHLLGTAAAVASFVCAAVLFAGMLGRDAEHRATHETLFSWVPVGELRVDFGLQLDQLSMCFALLITGVGSLIHIYSIGYMADDPDRRRFFAYLNLFVAAMLLLVLADNYLGLYMGWEGVGLASYLLIGFWSHKPSAATAAKKAFVVNRVGDVGLAIALMVMFSAVGAVSFTAVFDAAPRLGEGTLTAMGLMLLLAACGKSAQVPLQSWLGDAMEGPTPVSALIHAATMVTAGVYLIVRSGPVFNLAPHAQTAVVVVGAVTLLFGAVVGCAKDDIKKALAASTMSQIGYMVLAAGLGPVGYAFAIMHLLTHGFFKAGLFLGAGSVMHAMDDEVDMRRYGGLRKALPVTFVTFGLGYLAIIGIPPLAGFFSKDGIIEVALGAGGLKGVILGGATILGAGITAFYMTRVMLMTFFGQKRWAGHGASEATGEHAHPHEAPAVMTWPMIVLAIGSVTAGAALAVGGTLEHWLEPVVGSGEIHHVLPVWVVTVIVLSVVAVGIAIAYRMYGTRPVPEQVPAGSALTMAARRDLYGDAFNEAVLMRPGLTLTRELVELDDEAVDGAATGLAAGVSRVSHGLGRLQTGFARSYALSMLAGAALVLAMILAVNLW is encoded by the coding sequence ATGACTGCACCCGTGTGGCTTCTGATCGCGCTCCCGCTGGCCGGTGCCGTCGTCCTGCTCCTGGGAGGCAGGCGCTCGGACCGCTGGGGGCACCTGCTCGGCACCGCGGCCGCGGTAGCGTCGTTCGTGTGTGCCGCAGTGTTGTTCGCCGGCATGCTGGGCCGCGACGCCGAACACCGCGCCACCCACGAGACGCTGTTCAGCTGGGTGCCGGTCGGTGAGCTGCGCGTCGACTTCGGGCTGCAGCTCGACCAGCTGTCGATGTGCTTCGCGCTGCTGATCACCGGTGTCGGCTCGTTGATCCACATCTACTCGATCGGCTACATGGCCGACGATCCGGACCGGCGCAGGTTTTTCGCCTACCTCAATCTGTTCGTCGCCGCGATGCTGCTGCTGGTGCTCGCCGACAACTACCTGGGCCTGTACATGGGTTGGGAGGGCGTCGGTCTCGCGTCGTACCTGCTGATCGGGTTCTGGTCGCACAAACCGTCGGCGGCCACGGCGGCCAAGAAGGCGTTCGTCGTCAACCGGGTCGGCGACGTCGGGCTGGCGATCGCCCTGATGGTGATGTTCAGTGCGGTCGGGGCGGTGTCGTTCACCGCGGTGTTCGACGCCGCACCGCGGCTGGGCGAGGGCACGCTGACGGCGATGGGGCTGATGCTGCTGCTGGCGGCGTGCGGCAAGTCCGCGCAGGTGCCGCTGCAGTCGTGGCTGGGAGACGCGATGGAGGGCCCGACGCCGGTGTCGGCGCTCATCCACGCCGCCACGATGGTCACCGCCGGCGTGTACCTGATCGTGCGTTCGGGCCCGGTGTTCAACCTGGCCCCGCACGCGCAGACCGCGGTGGTGGTCGTCGGTGCGGTCACGCTGCTGTTCGGCGCGGTGGTCGGCTGCGCCAAGGATGACATCAAGAAGGCGCTGGCCGCGTCGACGATGAGCCAGATCGGCTACATGGTGCTGGCCGCCGGTCTGGGCCCGGTCGGGTACGCGTTCGCGATCATGCACCTGTTGACCCACGGGTTCTTCAAGGCCGGGCTGTTCCTCGGGGCCGGCTCGGTGATGCACGCGATGGACGACGAGGTCGACATGCGCCGCTACGGCGGGCTGCGCAAGGCGTTGCCGGTCACCTTCGTCACGTTCGGCCTCGGCTATCTGGCGATCATCGGCATCCCGCCGCTGGCCGGGTTCTTCTCCAAGGACGGCATCATCGAGGTCGCCCTCGGCGCAGGCGGACTCAAGGGCGTGATCCTCGGCGGTGCAACGATTCTCGGGGCCGGGATCACCGCGTTCTACATGACGCGGGTGATGCTGATGACGTTCTTCGGGCAGAAGCGCTGGGCGGGCCACGGGGCGAGCGAAGCGACGGGAGAACACGCGCACCCGCACGAGGCGCCCGCGGTGATGACGTGGCCGATGATCGTGCTGGCAATCGGCTCGGTGACCGCGGGCGCGGCGCTGGCCGTCGGCGGCACCCTGGAGCACTGGCTGGAGCCGGTGGTCGGGAGCGGCGAGATCCACCACGTGCTCCCCGTGTGGGTGGTGACGGTGATCGTGCTGTCGGTGGTGGCGGTCGGTATCGCGATCGCGTACCGGATGTACGGGACGCGGCCGGTGCCCGAACAGGTTCCCGCCGGTTCGGCGCTGACCATGGCCGCGCGTCGCGACCTGTACGGCGACGCGTTCAACGAGGCGGTGCTGATGCGCCCCGGCCTGACGCTGACCCGGGAACTGGTCGAACTGGACGACGAGGCGGTCGACGGCGCGGCGACCGGCCTGGCGGCCGGGGTGTCCCGTGTCTCCCACGGGCTGGGCCGTCTGCAGACCGGGTTCGCACGCTCCTACGCGCTGTCGATGCTGGCGGGTGCGGCCCTCGTCCTCGCGATGATCCTGGCGGTGAATCTGTGGTGA